Genomic DNA from Longimicrobiales bacterium:
CTCACGCTGCTGGCGCTCGAGCTGCTGTGCGCGCTGCAATGCCTCCTGCGTCTGCTGCTCCAGTGTCTCGCTCTGGCTCCGCTCCAGCCGGCGCCGCGCCTCCTCCAGCTCGTTCAGCGCCGCGTTCGCGCTGGCCGTGTTGCCGCTGCGCGCATTTGCAGCGCTCCGCCGCATCTGGTCCGCGGCCTCCTGAAGCCGGCGCGCGACATCGGCCAGGCTCTGCTGCTGCGTCTCACGCGACAGCCGCTCCAGCTGACGGGCGGCTTCTTCCGTCTCCTCGGCCAGCTGTCGCTGGCTCTGTGCGCCGCCACCGCCGCCCTGCTGGTTCTGCCGCAGCGCGGCCTGCTGCCGGAGGCGCTCGTTTTCCTGCTCCTGCCGCCGCGCCAGCTCGCGCAGCCGCTCCAGGGCGGCGTCCACCTCGTTCTGGTTCTGCGCCTGCTGCTGTTCGCCGCGCTGCACGGTCTCGTACTGGTTCTGCAGCTTGTCGCGTTCCAGCTCGAACAGGTCGGCCAGGTCCTCGGCGTTCGGCGCACCGCCGCCACCACCGCCGCCTCCGCCCTGCTGCTGCTCGAACGCCACCTGTACCTCACGGAATAGCGCCTCCGCCCGCTGAAGCTGCTGGAGCGCGCGCTGCTCCGCGCCGAGCGCGTCACGCGTATCCGGCGTGCGCAGGTCCTCGAGGGCCTTCTCCATCTCCGCCGTCGCGAGCGGCAGGATCGCCGCGATCCGGGCGAACATGCTGTCCTGCGTGATCTGGCGATTGTCCATGCGCGTGCGCAGCGTCGACACCTGCTCGCGCAGCCGGTCCTGCATCAGCGTGATGGTGTTCAGGTGCTCCGCGAACTCGCGATCCTGATAGTTCGCGCTGTCGCGGATCAGGTTGAACGTCGCGGTGATGATCTCGCGCTGACGCTGCGACAGCTCGCCGGGCGACTCACCCTGCTGTCCGCCGCCGCCGCCACCGCCCCCGCCACCCTGCTCGGCCTGCCGGTAATCGCGACCGAACGGACGGATGTTCATGAAGAAGATGTCGCTCGTGACCGAATTATCCGCAGCGCCGCTGTTGTCCGTCGCACGTGCGAAGTACGACACCAGGTCGCCCGGCTCCAGGTCCAGCTCCTCGAGGTAGAACGTGTGGCCGGCACTGGCCTCCGTGAGCGTCCGCGCATTGCTCAGCAGCGGCACCACCTTCTCCTCGCCACCGTTCACGCTGTAGACCAGCTCCAGCCGCGCCACACCGAAGTCATCCTCCGCGGACGCTTCCACGAACACTTCCTCGACAGTCGTCGGACGCGTGTCGTGGCCGGGCTTCGTGATGCGTACGGCCGGCCCGCGATCGTCGACCACGTCGATCAGGTACTCCGGCGACCCGGACACAGTCACACTGTCGGCTGTCGTCAGCTCGATCGTGTAGAAGCCCTCGCCGCCGATCGTGACCACGCCTTCGAGCACGCCATCGGCGTTTGGCCGCATGCGGATGTTGCGACCGCCGTCCAGCACGAGGCGGCCGGATGCGACGGGCATCGTCGTGGTTGCGCGAATGGCCACGCGTGTGCCGCGCAGCCCGACAATGTCGCCACCATCCTCCACCACCTCGTCCGGCAGACCGGTGTAATCCGGATAGTCGTACACGAGCTGGATGTGCTCGACATAGGGCAGGTCAGCGACATCGATGCGATAGAGCGGCGAGCGCACGCCATCGGCCTCGATGTAGTACTCCGTCGGATTGGCGACGTCGAACAGCAACACCTCGTATTGCGACGGCTCGTCCATGGCGGTGAGCGGGAGGCTCTGGAACACGCTGTCGCCGGCAGTGCGCACCAGGATCTCGACCTGCTGGGCGATGCCGTTCATGCCCGCCCGTGCTTCCCAGCCGAACAGTGTCGCGGTCACGACCTGATCGGATCCGCGCGCGATCGTGACATCTCCCGGCTCCACCTCGACGCGGTAAGGGTTGGCGTCGGCGGCCGCACTGAACGGGTTGAGCAGCGTACCCGCGCCGTGACGGAACAGGGGCGGACCGAATCCGGTCAGCCCGATGCCGAACAGGAGCGTGATGCCGAACGCAGCGGCGAACCGGTGCAGATCGCGCCGGTCCACGGCGCGGCCATCATCGATCTCGCGGCAGCGCTCGATGGCATACTCGACCGTGCGCTGCGCCAGCGCGGGCGACACCGCGGCATTGTCCGCATCGAGCGCACTGATCAGCGTGTTCTGTAGCGACGGCTCGTGCTCCTCCAGGTAGAGCGCCACCTGCTCGTTGGTGACGCGACGCCGGAGCGGCAGGACGATGAATCGCGTGATGAGCGCGAGCACGACGGCGATCGCAATGACGCGGAACGCGATGACCGATCCGGACGAGAAGTTCAGGCGCTCGAGGCCGTAGGCCGCCACGAGGAAGAGCAGCAGCCCGGCGGCGAGCGTGATCAGCATGCCGCGCAGCAGCACCTTCATGCGCCAGCGCCTGCGCACCGCGCCGATCACCTCGATCAGGCGTCCGCGTGCCTTGTGCGATCCAGTCATGTCCACCTCACCGTAGTGCGGGTCGCGCTGCCCGGCGATTGGCGAATACCGCCTCTGCCGCGAGCAGTGCGAATACGACGAACAGCAGGTACCACCACAGCGCCTGCCGCTTCTCCTGTTCCGCCGGCGCGAGGCCCGCCGCGACGCTCGCTCTCGTGTCCGCAGCGGTGCTCGTCACCGCGGCCACCATTTCCGCCGGGTCCACCATGCTCAGGTCCGACTCCGCGACATCCACATTGACGGCGTGCTCGCGCAGCGTGCTGCCTCCCGCGCGTGCCTCACGCACCTCGTAGAAACCCTGCTCGTTCATGGTCAGCAGCGTGTTCTCGGCCGCGACCTCCACACGGTCGCCGCGCGGCGTGTTCACCACCAGCGGCATGTCCTGCGGGACGGCCACGTCGACGATCTGACCGGCAGTGCTCCACGGTCGGGCGGGCGTGAACCCGGCCGCGCGCTTCACGATCTGGTGCACCAGCGGCAGGTAGACGGGCTCGAGCGCGAGGTTCGTCCAGTACGAATCCAGCGTGCTGCCCCACACCAGCGCGCGCCCTTCACCCACCGACCGCTCCACCAGCGCAACGCTGCCATCATCGAAACGCGCAAGAATCGTGGCGCCCGTTCCGCTCGTGTCCCCTGCGGCACGGGCATCCGCTGCCGGCACGGGCCGGTACCGATAGAAACGCGCTGCACCGAAAGCGCCCGCGCGCGGCGCGCGGAACAGCTCGAACACGGGATGCGAGTACTCGAGGAACCCGAGCCGCCCGCCGCCATCTTCCACGCGGTCGATCACGCGGTCGGGCGCGCCGCCGCCGATCGTGCGCGCGGACTCGCTCCAGGCCGACGACGCGGTGCGATCGCCCGTCGCCAGCACGACGCCGCCGCCGGTACGCACCCACTCCACGAGCCGGCGACCTGCATCACCCTCGGGCGGCAGCACGTCGTTCAGGACCACGACATCCGCTCGCTCCAGCTCCGCGGCCGTGGGCACCGCTCCGCGTTTTACGGTCACCGAAAACGGCGGGTCCTCCGCCAGGTCCAGTGCACGACGGAGATAAAGGCTCGCATCCCGCCCCGTCGGCTCCACCACGAGCACGCGGATTCCCGGTGCCGGCTCCAGCATGAAATGGAACGTGTTGTCGGCGGCGAGCGCATCATCGCTCGAGCGCACCGTCGCGCGCTGCGCGCGATCCTCGAGTGTCACAGGCTGGAGCTCGACACTCGTCGTGCCGTTCGCCGGCACTTCGGCCTCCACTGTCTGCAGCGTCCGGTCACCCACGGCGAACGTGACGCCCACGCGCACGCTCTCACCACCGCCGTTCGCCAGATGTGCGATCGGAGAGACACGCTCCCTGTCGTTTACGCGCGAACGGTTCAGCGTCACGTGCGTGACCGCGATGTTCGCCGCCGCAGCGTCCGTGATGTGCACCGGCCGCAGCTCCGCACCGCCGGGCAGCTGGGCTCCCGCCGCGCCATCCCAGCCGGCACGCTGGAAGTCGGATATGAGAATCGCCTCGCGGCGCGTCAGCTGCGATGAACCGAGAATGCTCTGAGCCAGCTTCAGCGCTGGCGTATACCGCGTCACACCTGAACCGGCGCGCGCGCTGTCCAGTGCGCTGCGCAGCCGGGCCCTATCCGTCGTGGGTTGCAGGACGGCGCGCGCGGCCCCGTCGAACACGACCAGCGACGCACGATCGTCGGGACCCAGCCCATCGATCGCCGTCCGTGCGGCTGCCAGCGCGCGGTCCCACCTGTCACCGTACCCCATGCTGTAGGAGGCATCGAGCAGAATCACGACTTCGCGAGCGGCATCCTCCGATGCAACAGCGTTCGGGCCGCGGTCCACGAACGGTCGCGCGAACGCACCTACAATGAGAATCAGCGCGAGGCAGCGCAGCGCGAACAGCCACCAGTTACGGATCCTGCGGCGCTTCACGACGGGCTGCGGGATCCGGCTCAGGAACATGAGCGACGGGAACTCCACGGCATCGTGCCGCTCACGCCGGATGAGATGGATGAGCAGCGGCACCGCGAGCGCGGCGAGGCCGACGAGGAATGCGGGCGTGAGCAGGTTCATCAGCGCCCTCCTCCCGACCGCGCGGTACCACGCGTCAGCCGCTCGCGCGCCGCCAGGTAGGCGAACAGCGCGTCATCGAGCGGCGTGGATGTGTCGAACATCGCGTAATCGATCCGCAGCTCCGTCAGCTTCCGCCGGATCGCGCCGATGTGCTCCTGCATGAGGTTGCGATACCGCTCACGCACGGCCGGCGTGATGACCGGAATGCGCTCGCCCGTCTCGAGATCCTCGAAGCTGGTCGCCTCGTCCAGCGATACACTGCCCGCCGCACCCTCCAGGTCGATCTCGGTGCGGTCCAGTATGTGGAACACAATGACATCATGACCGCGGTGGCGGAGCATGCCGACGGCCGACTGCACCCGGTCGGGGTCCTCGTACAGGTCAGAGATGATCGCGATCAGACCGCGCCGGCGCAGCAGCTCGGTCGCCTTGCGCAGGGAGCTGTCGAGCGAGCCCGCGCGGTCCGCCTTCACGCGATCGATCGTGTGCAGCACCACGTCCAGGTGCTTCGCGGATGGCGGGACATAATCCACGATCTCACTGTCGAACGTGAGCAGCCCGACCCGGTCGCGCTGCTCGCGGGAGAAGTATGACAGCGATGCCGCCAGGTACTTCGCGTACTCGAGCTTCCGGATGCCCGCGCCGCCATACGACATGGACTTCGACACATCGAGCAGCACCGTGAAGTTCGAGTTGGTGTCCGCCTCGTACTCCTTCACGTAGTAGCGGTCCGTCCGCGCGAAGAGCCGCCAGTCGATACGTCGGATGTCATCGCCCGGGTAGTATGCACGGTGCTCCGCGAAATCGAGCGACATGCCGAGGTACGGTGCGCGATGCAGGCCGTTGATGAAACCATCGACGACCGTGCGCGCCAGCAGCTCCAGGTTGTCGATCCGCGACAGAGTCTTCGGATCGATGAACCCGGTGCCCGGGATCGGCTGGACGGAATGCCGCAGTCTCACGTCACATCCCCGACTTCGGTACCGGAACGGCCTCGAGCAGGCGATCGATGATGCGGTCCGTCGTTACCCGCTCCGACTCCGCGTGGAAATTGGTCAGGATCCGGTGACGCAGCACCGGATGGGCGAGCGCACGGACATCCTCGAACGATACATGCGTGCGGCCGCGCATGAGCGCGCGCGCCTTCCCGCCGAGCACCAGATACTGCGCCGCCCGCACGCTCGCGCCGTAGGACACCCACTCCTTCACGAAGTCGGGCGCGCCACCCGGCAGCAGAGTCGCGCCATGCTTCTCGGCCGGACGGCTCGCACGCACCAGGTTCACCGCGTAGCGCAGCACCGGCTCCGACACGGGCACCTTGCGCACCAGCCGCTGGAACGCCACCAGGTCGGCGCCCGTCACGACGTGCTCGAACACGTGATCCTGCACTGCCGTAGTGGAGCGCACCACGTCCATCTCCTCCGTCTCCGGGAGATGCTCGATGATGATCTGGAACATGAAGCGGTCCAGCTGCGCTTCCGGCAGCGGGTACGTGCCCTCCAGCTCGATCGGGTTCTGGGTCGCGAAGACGTGGAACGGCTCCTCGAGGCTGTACGTGCGGCCCTGGATCGTCACGCGATGTTCCTGCATCGCTTCCAGCAGCGCCGCCTGCGTCTTCGGCGGCGTCCGGTTGATCTCATCCGCCAGCACGATGTTGGCGAAGATAGGGCCGGGCGCGAATACCATCTGGCGGCGCCCCGTCTCCGCATCCTCCTGGATGATGTCCGTGCCCGTGATGTCAGACGGCATCAGATCCGGCGTGAACTGGATGCGTGAGAATTTCAGGTTCAGCACCTGCGCGAGCGTATGCACCAGGAGTGTCTTCGCGAGGCCGGGCACGCCGATGAGAAGGGAGTTGCCGCCAACGAACAGCGACATCAACATATGCTCGATCACCTGCTCCTGGCCGATGATCAGCTTGCCCAGCTCCGCCTGGATCCGGTCTGCACCCTCCTTCATCCGCTCGGCGAGCTGGATGTCATCGTTCTCCTGCAGCCCGGACAGCTCGATTACCGTCGCCAAATGCTCCCCCGTTCCGTTCAGTGCGTCAGCGCGTACATCATGTAGTTGACGCCGAGCTTGTACGCGTCGTTGGACAGGTCCACGGCGTAGAAGCCGCTGGCACTGTATTCCATGTATTCGCCGATATCATTGTCGTGATTCATCATCACCAGCTGCCGCTTCGTCGGGTCGTTGTCCTCGAACAGGCCCCAGTACGTCGGGGGATTGCGCCGGTTGCTCTGGTTGATCGTCAGTGCGCCGAGCTCGATGTCGAAGAACGACTTGAAGATCGGCTCCGCACCCGTCAGCTGGATCGGCCGGAGCTCCGGCAACACCCGGCGCAGCTGCTCCTCGAGATTCCGTATGTCGTAACCGCCATAGTCATCGAAGATCATGAACCCGCCCTTGAGCAGGTACGCACGCAGACCCGCGACTTCCTCATTGGTCGGAACCCAGAAGCCGGGCTCGGAAAGCCACAGGACCGGATAGCGGAAGATCTCCGGATCATCGAGCGCGAACACGTTGCCGCCGGTCAGCCCGTCGAACGTCCGCGCGAGCGATACCTCGCGCATAATGCTGCTCAGGTTGCGTTCGGCATAGGGCCGGTCGTGATGCCATGGCGGCTCGCGGCTCGCGCGTCGGCCAAAGCCGCCGCCGCCACGGGTGTCGAAATACACGCGGACGAACGTGAGCCTCCCGTCGTACGGCGCAAGCGGGCAGTCCTGCGGCTCGAAGCAGTACGGGACGTAGTCGGCCGGCATGCCACGCTGCTGCGCCGACGCGATCACGGCCGTGAGCGCCAGCGCACCGAACGCCAGTGCCGGTGCGACCCGCACGAGTGCGCCGGGCTTCGCACGCCGGGCCAGGCGTCCGAACGGCAGTCGCGTCAGGTGGAGTTCGAGCGTTAGCCACACTCGCATCATGACCCGTCCTGGAGGCGCAGGAGCAGCGTCTGTGCGTCCGCGAAGTTCGGTGCGATCTCGAGCGCACGCAGGACCTCACGGCGTGCCTGCGTCCGGTCTCCGGCATCGAGCAGGGCCACTGCCAGACGATAGTGGGCGTCCGCGCGATTCACCGGATTCAGCGCCAGGATGGCGCGGCGCTCGCGCACTGCCTTCGCGTGCTGGTCCGTCGCGGCATACAGCGCCGCCATGCGCTCGTGCACCGCCGCGTCGTACGGGTGGATGTACATCGCCCGCTCCAGCATGTCGGCCGCGCCGCGTGCATCGCCGGCCTCCGCGAGGAGGTCCGCGAGCGTCACGTGGCCGTCGTAATCGCTCTCGCGACGGAGGACATGCGCGCGCAGGGCAGCGATCGCGGCAGCGGTATCCCGATCCGCGATCGCCGCACGGTACAACACCATGTAGGGGCCGTCCACGCCCGCATATTCCGGGTACATGTCGCGCGCACGCTCCGCCTCGCGTACGGCGACAGCCGTATTGCCCGCATCCAGCGCGGCCGCTGCGCCACGCAGCGCACCGAGGAAGGCACCGCCCAGCTGCACGGACGCGCCGCCGTGATCCGCCCCCGCCGGCACGTCGATGGCCGCGAGCTGCGTCGCGAACTTCTCGCGCAGGTGTCGATCGAACTGCTCGTCGAAGGCATCGGACTCCGTCCGCAGGACAGCGCGCAGCACCTCCTCGTGCGTTCTGCCATCGCCGTAGGCGCGCAGCATGTCACGGAGCGCCCGGTCACCGTATTGGTCCTCGATCAGCTCCGCGACGAGTGAGGCCTGGTAGTACGCGTGCATGATCTGCTGCGGATACTTCGGCCGTACGAAGCCGGCGTTCAGCTCGCTCACGGGCAGGATCTGACCGCTCTTCAGGGCCGCCAGGAAGTCGGGTGACACTGCCTCACCCCAGCCGGGCCGCGCACGCCGCTCCTCGAGCACGGAGATGCCTTCGGTCAGCCAGCGCGGCACACGATGCCTGGATGCCGCAAGCGTCACGGCGTGCGCGATCTCGTGCCACAGCGTCGAGCCCCAGTTGAAGTCGCCGGGGTCGCGCGCCGCAGGCGAGTCGAGCGCCAGGATGTTGCCGAACGCGATGCCGAGCGCGCCGAGCCCCGCGAGCCCAACACTGCGCACGCTGAAGTCCGCATGGCTGGGATAGACTTCGACGCGCACCGGTGGCTCGGGCCGGGTCCCGTAGCGCTCGGACAACTGCTCGTACGCCTCCTCCGACAGCTCCGCCATGTACAGCTCGAGC
This window encodes:
- a CDS encoding BatA domain-containing protein, whose product is MNLLTPAFLVGLAALAVPLLIHLIRRERHDAVEFPSLMFLSRIPQPVVKRRRIRNWWLFALRCLALILIVGAFARPFVDRGPNAVASEDAAREVVILLDASYSMGYGDRWDRALAAARTAIDGLGPDDRASLVVFDGAARAVLQPTTDRARLRSALDSARAGSGVTRYTPALKLAQSILGSSQLTRREAILISDFQRAGWDGAAGAQLPGGAELRPVHITDAAAANIAVTHVTLNRSRVNDRERVSPIAHLANGGGESVRVGVTFAVGDRTLQTVEAEVPANGTTSVELQPVTLEDRAQRATVRSSDDALAADNTFHFMLEPAPGIRVLVVEPTGRDASLYLRRALDLAEDPPFSVTVKRGAVPTAAELERADVVVLNDVLPPEGDAGRRLVEWVRTGGGVVLATGDRTASSAWSESARTIGGGAPDRVIDRVEDGGGRLGFLEYSHPVFELFRAPRAGAFGAARFYRYRPVPAADARAAGDTSGTGATILARFDDGSVALVERSVGEGRALVWGSTLDSYWTNLALEPVYLPLVHQIVKRAAGFTPARPWSTAGQIVDVAVPQDMPLVVNTPRGDRVEVAAENTLLTMNEQGFYEVREARAGGSTLREHAVNVDVAESDLSMVDPAEMVAAVTSTAADTRASVAAGLAPAEQEKRQALWWYLLFVVFALLAAEAVFANRRAARPALR
- a CDS encoding DUF58 domain-containing protein, which encodes MRLRHSVQPIPGTGFIDPKTLSRIDNLELLARTVVDGFINGLHRAPYLGMSLDFAEHRAYYPGDDIRRIDWRLFARTDRYYVKEYEADTNSNFTVLLDVSKSMSYGGAGIRKLEYAKYLAASLSYFSREQRDRVGLLTFDSEIVDYVPPSAKHLDVVLHTIDRVKADRAGSLDSSLRKATELLRRRGLIAIISDLYEDPDRVQSAVGMLRHRGHDVIVFHILDRTEIDLEGAAGSVSLDEATSFEDLETGERIPVITPAVRERYRNLMQEHIGAIRRKLTELRIDYAMFDTSTPLDDALFAYLAARERLTRGTARSGGGR
- a CDS encoding MoxR family ATPase; the encoded protein is MATVIELSGLQENDDIQLAERMKEGADRIQAELGKLIIGQEQVIEHMLMSLFVGGNSLLIGVPGLAKTLLVHTLAQVLNLKFSRIQFTPDLMPSDITGTDIIQEDAETGRRQMVFAPGPIFANIVLADEINRTPPKTQAALLEAMQEHRVTIQGRTYSLEEPFHVFATQNPIELEGTYPLPEAQLDRFMFQIIIEHLPETEEMDVVRSTTAVQDHVFEHVVTGADLVAFQRLVRKVPVSEPVLRYAVNLVRASRPAEKHGATLLPGGAPDFVKEWVSYGASVRAAQYLVLGGKARALMRGRTHVSFEDVRALAHPVLRHRILTNFHAESERVTTDRIIDRLLEAVPVPKSGM
- a CDS encoding DUF4159 domain-containing protein, with translation MMRVWLTLELHLTRLPFGRLARRAKPGALVRVAPALAFGALALTAVIASAQQRGMPADYVPYCFEPQDCPLAPYDGRLTFVRVYFDTRGGGGFGRRASREPPWHHDRPYAERNLSSIMREVSLARTFDGLTGGNVFALDDPEIFRYPVLWLSEPGFWVPTNEEVAGLRAYLLKGGFMIFDDYGGYDIRNLEEQLRRVLPELRPIQLTGAEPIFKSFFDIELGALTINQSNRRNPPTYWGLFEDNDPTKRQLVMMNHDNDIGEYMEYSASGFYAVDLSNDAYKLGVNYMMYALTH